From Maniola hyperantus chromosome 21, iAphHyp1.2, whole genome shotgun sequence, the proteins below share one genomic window:
- the LOC117992182 gene encoding pseudouridylate synthase 1 homolog isoform X1, with translation MSVQLFKLLVNSVKQRLPRPSILSRSGVQIRSIAVMEVVKDVKDESDTKEELVQDKKHTRYKRRFLKRQWEDSGDGRKENDVSGEKKLCDKPFERIKRKKVAMLLGYCGVDYYGMQRNPGVPTIEEDLLKALYDAKYITEEDFSNQQNAQFQRSSRTDKGVSAARQVVSLKLPLEVNIDEINSRLPPCIKVFGIKRATNKFNSKSKCNARTYSYTLPTYVFEPSLSETERKTYRISAEKITKINEVLSVYRGTKSYHNFTEKKHYQDPSSLRYMMSFSLERVFVESEMEFAELLVKGQSFMLHQIRKMVGLMIAVIRGQTDMGMMEKVFGKDKVMIPTAPGLGLLLDKVHYERYDAKFKGSHDSLTWDAEDEAVETFKRERIFPYIIQGEIEGNSMGMWLEKIKKHSFEPSDDVTDDKNDIGDTGGDDDDDNDDNGDDDDDNTSKEVKDDEVKDIEENNTVKDIKDNNEIKDIKEDNTIKDIKEDEIKDTKENITVNGTKDIQDVEDSSLKDKVIAIATPENKEKIDLKDAKENVECEVTKQK, from the exons AGCAGAGATTACCTCGACCTTCTATTTTATCCAGATCAG GTGTACAAATAAGATCGATAGCTGTAATGGAAGTGGTAAAAGATGTAAAAGACGAAAGCGACACCAAAGAGGAATTAGTACAGGACAAAAAGCACACGAGGTACAAGCGCAG GTTTCTTAAACGGCAGTGGGAGGACTCTGGGGACGGAAGAAAAGAGAATGATGTGAGTGGAGAGAAGAAACTGTGTGACAAACCATTTGAAAGGATCAAGAGGAAGAAGGTAGCCATGTTGCTTGGTTACTGTGGAGTTGACTACTATGGGATGCAACG GAACCCTGGCGTTCCAACCATAGAAGAGGACCTATTGAAAGCGCTGTATGATGCCAAGTACATTACCGAGGAGGACTTCAGCAACCAGCAGAATGCGCAGTTCCAGAGGAGCTCGCGGACGGACAAAGGAGTGTCGGCTGCCAGGCAGGTTGTCTCTCTTAAACTGC CTCTGGAAGTGAACATAGACGAAATAAACAGCAGACTACCCCCATGTATAAAAGTGTTTGGTATAAAACGAGCCACCAACAAATTCAACTCCAAATCAAAGTGCAACGCTCGGACATACAGCTACACTCTTCCCACATATGTGTTTGAGCCGAGTCTGAGCGAGACAGAGAGAAAGACGTATAGGATATCTGCAGAAAAGATCACTAAAATCAACGAAGTGCTCAGTGTTTATAGAGGGACTAAGAGTTACCACAATTTTACagaaaagaa ACACTACCAAGACCCGTCGTCTCTAAGGTACATGATGAGCTTCAGTTTGGAAAGAGTTTTTGTTGAGTCTGAAATGGAGTTCGCCGAATTATTAGTTAAG GGTCAGAGCTTCATGCTGCATCAGATCAGAAAGATGGTGGGTTTGATGATAGCCGTGATACGCGGACAGACGGATATGGGGATGATGGAGAAAGTATTTGGGAAGGATAAGGTCATGATACCCACCGCCCCTGGCTTGGGGTTACTGCTTGATAAG GTGCACTACGAGAGATACGACGCGAAGTTCAAAGGCAGCCATGACAGTTTGACCTGGGACGCTGAGGACGAGGCCGTGGAGACCTTCAAGCGCGAGAGAATATTCCCATACATCATCCAGGGGGAAATCGAGGGCAATTCCATGG GTATGTGGCTCGAGAAAATCAAGAAACATTCCTTCGAACCGTCTGATGACGTCACAGATGACAAAAATGACATCGGTGACACGGGCGGTGATGAcgacgatgataatgatgacaacGGTGATGACGACGATGACAACACAAGCAAGGAGGTTAAAGATGATGAAGTAAAAGATATTGAAGAAAATAATACAGTTAAAGATATTAAAGACAATAATGAAATAAAAGATATTAAAGAAGATAATACAATTAAAGATATTAAAGAAGATGAAATAAAAGAtactaaagaaaatattacagtTAATGGAACTAAAGACATTCAAGATGTTGAAGATAGTAGTCTTAAAGATAAAGTGATAGCTATAGCCACACcagaaaacaaagaaaaaatagACTTGAAAGATGCAAAAGAAAATGTGGAATGTGAAGTGACAAAGCAGAAATAA
- the LOC117992182 gene encoding pseudouridylate synthase 1 homolog isoform X2, translating to MEVVKDVKDESDTKEELVQDKKHTRYKRRFLKRQWEDSGDGRKENDVSGEKKLCDKPFERIKRKKVAMLLGYCGVDYYGMQRNPGVPTIEEDLLKALYDAKYITEEDFSNQQNAQFQRSSRTDKGVSAARQVVSLKLPLEVNIDEINSRLPPCIKVFGIKRATNKFNSKSKCNARTYSYTLPTYVFEPSLSETERKTYRISAEKITKINEVLSVYRGTKSYHNFTEKKHYQDPSSLRYMMSFSLERVFVESEMEFAELLVKGQSFMLHQIRKMVGLMIAVIRGQTDMGMMEKVFGKDKVMIPTAPGLGLLLDKVHYERYDAKFKGSHDSLTWDAEDEAVETFKRERIFPYIIQGEIEGNSMGMWLEKIKKHSFEPSDDVTDDKNDIGDTGGDDDDDNDDNGDDDDDNTSKEVKDDEVKDIEENNTVKDIKDNNEIKDIKEDNTIKDIKEDEIKDTKENITVNGTKDIQDVEDSSLKDKVIAIATPENKEKIDLKDAKENVECEVTKQK from the exons ATGGAAGTGGTAAAAGATGTAAAAGACGAAAGCGACACCAAAGAGGAATTAGTACAGGACAAAAAGCACACGAGGTACAAGCGCAG GTTTCTTAAACGGCAGTGGGAGGACTCTGGGGACGGAAGAAAAGAGAATGATGTGAGTGGAGAGAAGAAACTGTGTGACAAACCATTTGAAAGGATCAAGAGGAAGAAGGTAGCCATGTTGCTTGGTTACTGTGGAGTTGACTACTATGGGATGCAACG GAACCCTGGCGTTCCAACCATAGAAGAGGACCTATTGAAAGCGCTGTATGATGCCAAGTACATTACCGAGGAGGACTTCAGCAACCAGCAGAATGCGCAGTTCCAGAGGAGCTCGCGGACGGACAAAGGAGTGTCGGCTGCCAGGCAGGTTGTCTCTCTTAAACTGC CTCTGGAAGTGAACATAGACGAAATAAACAGCAGACTACCCCCATGTATAAAAGTGTTTGGTATAAAACGAGCCACCAACAAATTCAACTCCAAATCAAAGTGCAACGCTCGGACATACAGCTACACTCTTCCCACATATGTGTTTGAGCCGAGTCTGAGCGAGACAGAGAGAAAGACGTATAGGATATCTGCAGAAAAGATCACTAAAATCAACGAAGTGCTCAGTGTTTATAGAGGGACTAAGAGTTACCACAATTTTACagaaaagaa ACACTACCAAGACCCGTCGTCTCTAAGGTACATGATGAGCTTCAGTTTGGAAAGAGTTTTTGTTGAGTCTGAAATGGAGTTCGCCGAATTATTAGTTAAG GGTCAGAGCTTCATGCTGCATCAGATCAGAAAGATGGTGGGTTTGATGATAGCCGTGATACGCGGACAGACGGATATGGGGATGATGGAGAAAGTATTTGGGAAGGATAAGGTCATGATACCCACCGCCCCTGGCTTGGGGTTACTGCTTGATAAG GTGCACTACGAGAGATACGACGCGAAGTTCAAAGGCAGCCATGACAGTTTGACCTGGGACGCTGAGGACGAGGCCGTGGAGACCTTCAAGCGCGAGAGAATATTCCCATACATCATCCAGGGGGAAATCGAGGGCAATTCCATGG GTATGTGGCTCGAGAAAATCAAGAAACATTCCTTCGAACCGTCTGATGACGTCACAGATGACAAAAATGACATCGGTGACACGGGCGGTGATGAcgacgatgataatgatgacaacGGTGATGACGACGATGACAACACAAGCAAGGAGGTTAAAGATGATGAAGTAAAAGATATTGAAGAAAATAATACAGTTAAAGATATTAAAGACAATAATGAAATAAAAGATATTAAAGAAGATAATACAATTAAAGATATTAAAGAAGATGAAATAAAAGAtactaaagaaaatattacagtTAATGGAACTAAAGACATTCAAGATGTTGAAGATAGTAGTCTTAAAGATAAAGTGATAGCTATAGCCACACcagaaaacaaagaaaaaatagACTTGAAAGATGCAAAAGAAAATGTGGAATGTGAAGTGACAAAGCAGAAATAA
- the LOC117992257 gene encoding uncharacterized protein: MAWDKEKTLLFIEKYREIRELWDPKHPQHFNKIIKQDGWVKLSDQFGITVEECQKKITSLLASLRREKSKMKKSASGTGKGAEEVYTSTWFAYAALSFILDRYEPRKTTDSIPCEPGTQDLQETRNKPPENPDAPQRKKAKVDGSDDIMHSTFQILQDFTSAKSDECTTFGKFITEKLKTYSQNTRACVQHHISNILFSADRGEYEYMYQQHGYWTPDSQLSRNESNHAGPSGLQSTPSPAAVPSTADAQLSSPEASINSQESEGFMREFGDLID, from the exons ATGGCTTGGGACAAAGAGAAGACTCTATTATTCATAGAAAAATATAGGGAAATCAGGGAATTATGGGACCCTAAGCATCCTCaacactttaataaaataataaaacaagacGGTTGGGTGAAATTATCGGATCAATTTGGAATAACCGTAGAAGAATGTCAAAAGAAAATCACAAGCCTGTTAGCATCTCTTAGAAGAGAAAAGagcaaaatgaaaaaaagtGCTTCAGGAACCGGAAAAG GTGCAGAAGAAGTATATACTAGTACCTGGTTCGCATATGCAGCTTTATCATTTATACTGGACAGATATGAACCACGGAAGACAACAGATTCa ATTCCTTGTGAACCTGGGACACAAGACTTGCAGGAGACTCGCAACAAGCCACCTGAAAATCCTGATGCACCACAACGGAAAAAAGCGAAGGTGGATGGAAGTGATGATATAATGCACTCGACTTTCCAAATTTTGCAAGACTTTACTTCTGCTAAATCGGATGAATGCACTACTTTTGGGaaatttattactgaaaaacTCAAGACGTACTCTCAAAATACTAGGGCCTGTGTACAGCACCACATTTCCAATATCTTGTTTAGTGCCGATCGCGGTGAATATGAGTACATGTACCAGCAACATGGATATTGGACTCCTGATTCTCAACTTTCGCGTAATGAATCAAACCATGCTGGACCATCAGGCCTCCAAAGTACACCCTCACCAGCAGCAGTTCCATCCACTGCAGACGCCCAACTTTCTTCGCCTGAAGCCAGTATTAATAGCCAAGAAAGTGAGGGGTTTATGCGTGAATTTGGAGATCTGATTGATTAA
- the LOC138403804 gene encoding uncharacterized protein, translated as MNQPKRLFKDNRSAKMLRLLTRVEATDEEESDDNAQFVQEHHAEDKSFTPLNTASSANDQQSYGDSLEINRPQVDPVASSSIEGCRSEQGCNVEEQSIMPHSSELNDGKFL; from the exons ATGAATCAACCGAAAAGATTGTTTAAAGATAACCGAAGTGCGAAAATGTTGCGATTACTTACTCGTGTTGAAGCTACTGACGAAGAAGAATCTGATGATAACG CTCAATTTGTGCAAGAACATCATGCCGAAGATAAATCGTTCACGCCATTAAACACAGCATCATCAGCAAATGACCAGCAGAGTTATGGTGATAGTCTTGAAATAAATCGGCCACAAGTGGATCCAGTAGCAAGTTCAAGTATCGAAG GTTGTCGGTCTGAGCAAGGATGTAATGTCGAAGAGCAATCAATAATGCCACATTCTAGTGAGCTGAATGATGGCAAGTTtctataa